A genome region from Microtus ochrogaster isolate Prairie Vole_2 chromosome 1, MicOch1.0, whole genome shotgun sequence includes the following:
- the Efcab10 gene encoding EF-hand calcium-binding domain-containing protein 10, protein MNYAVDPELQAKEYLEKHRIMELLSQLTSFLLFDRPNKPREYLITLLERLKIAKLTGVAFPFFMENSNIVSMFEMMDSSGRGCISFVQYKEALKNLGLCTADEVLHDDGHIITLDKFRDEVNRRMQEIWSSF, encoded by the exons ATGAACTATGCTGTTGACCCGGAGCTTCAGGCTAAGGAATATTTAGAAAAACATCGGATAATGGAgctgctgagccaactcaccaGCTTCCTCCTCTTTGACCGACCAA ATAAACCAAGAGAGTACTTAATCACTCTTCTGGAACGGTTGAAGATTGCCAAGCTAACGGGCGTGGCGTTTCCTTTCTTCATGGAAAACTCTAACATTGTGTCGATGTTTGAGATGATGGACTCTTCTGGCAGAGGCTGCATATCCTTTGTGCAATACAAAGAAG CCCTAAAGAACCTGGGTCTGTGCACTGCAGATGAAGTTTTGCATGATGACGGACATATAATAACTCTGGATAAATTCAGAGATGAagt gAACAGGAGAATGCAGGAAATATGGTCGTCATTTTAG